One stretch of Schlesneria sp. DSM 10557 DNA includes these proteins:
- a CDS encoding serine/threonine-protein kinase, whose product MTEPHRHPGPNTKLFTAAFCPNCQFQFLPDKDASPCPSCGQSHPAPADDPNNTLIHHPKESSGPTRRSGPRASQLTEVDQLIGQRLGVYDCDALLGTGAMGRVYLARHRDLRRKCALKILPPAMLLDDPAFLTRFINEGQAAAALNHPNIVTVHAIGEARGYYFIEMEFVAGRSLRELVEDEGAQSPVRATALTLRIAEGLAAAHSAHILHRDLKPDNVMLTHQGVPKITDFGLAKRVILHPNAVEQQEFVGTPTFMAPELFDHQPATAASDVYSLGVIYFYLLTGTLPFQDDNMSELIRQVRHNPLPSFRSFQEPIPMEMAECANMLLAKAPENRPKTGLEAVQLLQAILGQAEDIESLLIQAFAHHPEIRWTRDGQRYRINLTFANGRSQTAFVERSEHAAADRLLKISSICCAALPVYFEPALRLNAEILHGALAIAEIDREPVFVMVDSYPLATVDSEEIRRSVLEVAHRADAIEKLLTGLDLN is encoded by the coding sequence ATGACAGAGCCGCATCGACATCCCGGACCGAACACGAAGCTGTTTACAGCGGCGTTCTGTCCCAATTGTCAGTTCCAGTTTCTGCCTGATAAAGATGCGTCTCCCTGCCCCAGTTGCGGCCAATCGCATCCCGCTCCTGCCGACGACCCGAATAACACGCTGATCCATCATCCCAAAGAATCCTCGGGCCCGACGCGGCGCAGTGGCCCCCGAGCCTCTCAGTTAACCGAAGTTGATCAACTGATCGGACAGAGACTGGGTGTCTACGACTGTGACGCATTGCTGGGTACAGGCGCGATGGGGCGAGTCTACCTCGCACGACACCGCGACCTTCGCCGCAAGTGCGCTCTCAAGATCCTGCCCCCGGCAATGCTGCTGGACGATCCCGCCTTCCTGACCCGTTTTATCAACGAAGGGCAGGCGGCTGCCGCGCTGAATCATCCGAATATCGTCACGGTCCACGCGATCGGTGAGGCACGGGGATACTACTTCATTGAGATGGAATTCGTCGCGGGTCGGTCACTGAGGGAACTGGTGGAGGATGAAGGAGCACAATCGCCGGTCCGCGCTACGGCACTGACCCTGCGCATCGCCGAGGGCCTGGCCGCCGCCCATTCCGCCCACATTCTGCACCGCGATCTCAAGCCCGACAACGTCATGCTGACGCACCAGGGGGTACCAAAAATCACGGATTTTGGTCTGGCCAAACGAGTGATCCTGCACCCCAACGCCGTCGAACAGCAAGAGTTTGTCGGCACCCCGACATTTATGGCCCCCGAGCTGTTTGACCATCAGCCTGCAACCGCCGCCAGTGACGTTTACTCGCTCGGAGTCATTTATTTTTACCTGCTGACCGGCACCTTGCCGTTTCAAGACGACAACATGAGCGAACTGATCCGACAGGTTCGCCACAACCCGCTTCCCAGCTTTCGGTCGTTCCAGGAACCGATTCCGATGGAAATGGCCGAATGTGCAAACATGCTTCTGGCGAAAGCACCCGAGAACCGCCCCAAGACGGGACTGGAGGCGGTGCAATTGCTGCAGGCCATCCTGGGACAGGCCGAAGATATCGAGAGCCTGCTGATCCAGGCCTTCGCGCACCATCCCGAGATTCGCTGGACTCGTGACGGGCAGCGTTATCGGATTAATCTGACATTTGCAAACGGGAGAAGCCAGACGGCTTTTGTCGAAAGAAGTGAACATGCGGCCGCAGACCGGTTGCTGAAGATCTCAAGTATCTGTTGTGCGGCGCTTCCTGTTTATTTTGAGCCGGCTTTGCGGCTGAACGCGGAAATCCTGCATGGAGCACTGGCAATTGCCGAAATCGATCGTGAGCCTGTGTTTGTCATGGTGGATAGCTACCCGCTGGCCACAGTGGATTCGGAAGAAATTCGAAGAAGCGTCCTTGAGGTCGCGCATCGAGCCGATGCCATTGAAAAATTGCTGACGGGACTCGACCTGAACTGA
- the malQ gene encoding 4-alpha-glucanotransferase — translation MLQERASGVLLHPTSFPTRYGIGDLGPSAYHFIDWLAGAEQRYWQVLPLCPTDMGDSPYQSPSSFAGNPLLISPDLLARDGLLNENDLASALLPEVETAPHVDFQRSALLKNQLLSTAVLNFRNLSPAHELHQEFAEFKKQHHSWVDNHARFMALRDVNRNRPWRQWTEYVTAPGQPVMPELEVRFEYALLLQFFFFRQWHQLRQYARERNIQIIGDIPIYVSHDSVDVWAHQSLFQLDEHGDPTRVAGVPPDYFAATGQLWNNPLYNWDAMEQDGFRWWIHRLETALQFVDLVRLDHFRGFEAYWSVAAGEATAMNGHWVPGPRGKLLTALCNVQGADPVANASTSTAPIIAEDLGMITEEVHALRKEFHLPGMKVLQFMLPGEPWDNHRPEEFEANSVAYTGTHDNDTTLGWFRSHILPNPDQLERLKQYTRCEEHNIAWEFIEIAWRSGSHLAIAPLQDLFSMGSEARMNTPGTSGPGCDNWRWKYSPGLLTREVQERLANLTRSANRAIHK, via the coding sequence ATGCTTCAGGAACGAGCCAGCGGCGTCCTTCTTCACCCGACTTCATTTCCCACACGTTATGGCATCGGTGATCTGGGCCCCAGCGCCTACCACTTCATTGACTGGCTGGCGGGAGCTGAGCAGCGCTACTGGCAGGTCCTGCCACTCTGTCCCACGGACATGGGTGACTCGCCCTACCAGTCCCCCTCATCGTTCGCCGGTAATCCACTCCTGATCAGCCCGGACCTGCTGGCGCGGGATGGCCTCCTCAACGAAAACGATCTGGCGAGCGCACTGCTGCCCGAGGTGGAGACAGCTCCCCACGTCGACTTTCAGCGAAGTGCCCTGCTGAAGAATCAACTGCTCAGCACCGCCGTCCTGAACTTCAGAAATCTCTCGCCCGCTCATGAACTGCATCAGGAATTCGCCGAGTTCAAAAAACAGCATCACAGTTGGGTCGACAATCATGCTCGGTTCATGGCGCTGCGCGATGTGAACCGAAACAGGCCGTGGCGGCAGTGGACGGAGTATGTCACCGCACCTGGTCAGCCCGTCATGCCCGAACTGGAAGTTCGCTTCGAATACGCGCTGCTTCTGCAGTTCTTCTTCTTCCGACAGTGGCATCAGCTTCGACAGTATGCCCGAGAACGGAATATCCAGATTATCGGAGACATCCCGATCTATGTCTCGCACGATAGCGTGGATGTCTGGGCCCACCAATCTCTGTTCCAACTGGATGAACATGGTGATCCCACTCGAGTCGCAGGAGTTCCTCCCGATTACTTCGCCGCCACAGGACAACTGTGGAATAATCCCCTCTACAACTGGGACGCGATGGAGCAGGATGGGTTTCGCTGGTGGATCCATCGCCTGGAAACGGCGCTTCAGTTCGTCGACCTGGTGCGCCTGGACCATTTTCGGGGGTTCGAAGCGTACTGGTCCGTCGCGGCCGGTGAAGCGACGGCCATGAACGGGCATTGGGTTCCGGGTCCTCGGGGGAAACTGCTGACGGCGTTGTGCAATGTCCAAGGGGCCGACCCGGTCGCGAATGCTTCCACTTCGACGGCACCGATTATCGCCGAAGACCTGGGCATGATTACGGAAGAAGTCCATGCTCTGCGGAAAGAGTTTCACCTTCCCGGGATGAAGGTCCTGCAGTTCATGCTTCCGGGTGAGCCCTGGGACAATCATCGGCCGGAAGAGTTCGAGGCGAATTCCGTTGCTTACACCGGGACCCACGACAACGATACCACCCTTGGCTGGTTCCGCTCACACATCCTGCCAAATCCCGATCAACTGGAACGATTGAAGCAGTACACGCGCTGCGAGGAACACAATATTGCGTGGGAGTTCATCGAGATTGCCTGGCGCTCCGGCTCCCATCTTGCCATTGCCCCTCTTCAGGACCTCTTCTCAATGGGTTCCGAAGCAAGAATGAATACGCCCGGAACGAGCGGCCCCGGCTGCGACAACTGGCGCTGGAAATACAGCCCCGGCCTGCTGACCCGGGAAGTCCAGGAGCGGCTCGCGAACCTGACTCGATCGGCCAACCGCGCGATACACAAGTAA
- a CDS encoding ribonuclease D, whose amino-acid sequence MTSTLITKQSAFDDLCDHIRESGLVAFDTEFVSEHTYRPELCLLQFATKERCVAVDPYEVDHRRWWEMMADDKTTVIIHGGREEVRFCFTYADLPPRKLWDVQIAEGLRSRSFPLGYEALVKRILGRTAQGRETRTDWRRRPLSATQLEYALDDVQHILEIYDRQRTSLQKMKRLPWAEAEIQRMIDEIAAERSPDSWQRLPGLHRLTPRELAVAREVYRWRENEAAAKDRPMRKMLRDDLVIELAKRRPTSEADLLAVRDMNRPEYKRAAPTLLDCVAAGMALPKEDLPQLPKSLDEDKSHDEQVVGQLLGLALANRCAELNVAMGLVGKTADLRHLVRWHVYNERDGGPPRLTQGWRAEVCGDLLTDVLAGKIALRVADPQSDHPLVFERRDEVSSSSPSVPPKK is encoded by the coding sequence ATGACATCGACACTGATTACCAAGCAGTCTGCATTCGATGACCTCTGCGATCACATCCGCGAGTCGGGATTGGTTGCGTTTGACACGGAGTTCGTTTCGGAGCACACGTACCGTCCAGAACTCTGCCTGCTTCAGTTTGCGACCAAGGAGCGCTGCGTTGCAGTCGATCCGTACGAAGTCGATCACAGGCGCTGGTGGGAGATGATGGCGGACGACAAAACGACCGTCATCATTCACGGGGGACGTGAGGAAGTCCGGTTTTGTTTCACTTATGCTGACTTGCCTCCCCGGAAGTTATGGGACGTTCAGATCGCCGAGGGACTTCGCTCGCGCAGTTTCCCTTTGGGATACGAAGCGCTGGTGAAGCGAATTCTGGGCCGAACGGCCCAAGGGCGGGAGACGCGGACTGACTGGCGCAGGCGACCCCTCTCGGCAACCCAGCTCGAGTACGCTCTCGATGACGTGCAGCACATTCTTGAAATCTATGACCGTCAGCGGACATCGTTGCAGAAAATGAAGCGACTGCCGTGGGCAGAAGCAGAGATCCAGCGGATGATTGACGAGATCGCTGCGGAGCGGTCGCCGGACAGCTGGCAGCGTCTTCCCGGTCTGCATCGATTGACTCCACGTGAACTGGCGGTTGCTCGTGAGGTGTATCGCTGGCGCGAGAACGAAGCTGCGGCCAAAGACCGGCCAATGCGGAAGATGCTCAGGGACGATCTGGTCATTGAACTGGCAAAACGACGACCGACCAGCGAAGCCGATCTTCTCGCTGTTCGCGACATGAACCGGCCGGAATATAAACGGGCGGCCCCTACTCTGCTGGATTGTGTCGCAGCAGGAATGGCACTGCCCAAAGAAGATCTTCCTCAACTTCCCAAATCACTCGACGAAGACAAGTCGCATGACGAACAGGTCGTCGGCCAACTGCTGGGACTGGCGCTCGCGAACCGGTGCGCTGAACTGAACGTCGCAATGGGGCTGGTGGGCAAGACTGCCGATCTCAGACATCTGGTGCGATGGCACGTCTACAATGAGCGGGATGGTGGGCCCCCTCGACTGACGCAGGGGTGGCGAGCGGAGGTCTGTGGTGACCTTTTAACCGACGTCCTGGCGGGGAAGATCGCGCTGCGAGTTGCGGATCCTCAATCGGATCACCCGCTGGTCTTTGAACGTCGGGACGAAGTCTCCTCGTCATCACCGTCCGTCCCGCCAAAGAAGTGA
- a CDS encoding GTPase: MTKAFSSSVLGPSARSSPNLEVETDTLATFGSLVQRLSGAMTRLEELTQPLKLPPLEGREWYDLLIRKLLPQLGDSTYLVVAVVGGTNIGKSVIFNHIAGFRASASSPLASGTKHPVCLIPDGFDSRHDLKALFPAFDLRRWGDSEEALTSHTEHCLFWRTSPDVPENLVILDTPDVDSDAPVNWQRADAVRQAADVLVAVLTQQKYNDAAVKQFFRKAADEDKAAIVVFNQVELPDDEPYWPLWLKTFCSETGLRPEYVYLAPNDRKSAEAIALNFAERTWPSATNPTDSTATSSAGPAGPSTPVRLNQVLSQLRFTEIKLRTLRGSLKRLVALDDGAPAYLQEIRQKSLQFREAATIFASRSLIQKTHWPAPPNSLLVDEMWRWWNSHREVWTSSVHGVYAHIGRWVNGGVRVVRDRIWGQSVPPLDEYRRAEWEAIVQVLEQVFNQLDLITTLGNELLTERLDRVLSGTSRETVLERLRKEHNEFDFEKLVQSLVETELSALRTDRAQLFNIIRNADRAAAIVRPVLTVLLAFGGVFGAEHILVNAASQSLTHVAVDATVAAGTTVAGNAAVDSATGVLSQVKAWLLQLHHKFKLRREEWLTNRLSEYLLGGLVDELHAGAIIPNSAAFQEAEELIRQFSAQQIRLLAGNPIDETTAM; this comes from the coding sequence ATGACTAAAGCGTTTTCGTCTTCCGTACTCGGCCCGTCAGCTCGATCCTCTCCGAATCTGGAGGTCGAGACGGACACGCTCGCCACCTTCGGCTCACTCGTCCAGCGATTGAGCGGAGCGATGACACGACTGGAAGAACTGACCCAGCCGCTGAAACTCCCCCCCCTGGAAGGGCGTGAGTGGTACGATCTGCTGATCCGTAAACTGTTGCCCCAACTTGGAGATAGCACCTATCTGGTGGTGGCCGTCGTGGGGGGCACCAACATCGGCAAGAGCGTCATCTTCAACCATATTGCCGGCTTCCGAGCGAGTGCCAGCAGCCCGCTGGCCTCGGGAACAAAGCATCCTGTCTGTCTCATTCCGGATGGGTTCGACAGTCGTCACGACCTCAAAGCCCTGTTTCCCGCTTTTGATCTTCGCCGCTGGGGAGACAGTGAAGAGGCATTGACCAGCCATACGGAACACTGCCTGTTCTGGCGGACAAGTCCGGATGTGCCGGAAAATCTGGTCATCCTGGATACTCCGGATGTCGACAGTGATGCCCCGGTCAACTGGCAGCGCGCCGATGCCGTGCGGCAGGCCGCTGACGTGCTTGTCGCTGTCCTGACCCAGCAGAAATACAACGACGCTGCCGTAAAACAGTTCTTCCGCAAGGCGGCCGACGAAGACAAGGCGGCGATCGTCGTTTTTAATCAGGTGGAACTCCCCGACGATGAACCTTACTGGCCGTTGTGGCTGAAGACCTTCTGCTCCGAAACAGGACTTCGTCCTGAGTATGTCTATCTCGCCCCTAACGACCGCAAATCCGCAGAGGCGATTGCACTGAATTTTGCAGAGCGTACCTGGCCCTCAGCGACCAATCCGACCGATTCAACCGCCACCTCTTCAGCCGGCCCCGCGGGTCCAAGCACGCCGGTTCGACTGAATCAGGTCCTGTCCCAGCTTCGCTTTACGGAAATCAAGCTGAGAACCCTGCGCGGATCCCTCAAACGACTGGTGGCCCTGGACGACGGAGCACCAGCCTACCTCCAGGAGATTCGCCAGAAGAGTTTGCAATTTCGGGAAGCGGCCACGATCTTTGCCTCCCGTAGTCTGATTCAAAAAACGCATTGGCCAGCACCGCCAAACTCATTGCTGGTCGACGAAATGTGGCGCTGGTGGAATAGCCACAGAGAAGTCTGGACATCCAGCGTGCATGGCGTTTATGCGCACATCGGCCGCTGGGTGAATGGTGGCGTCCGCGTCGTGCGAGACCGAATCTGGGGACAGTCTGTCCCTCCGCTCGACGAATACCGCCGCGCCGAATGGGAGGCGATCGTTCAAGTCCTCGAGCAGGTCTTCAATCAGTTGGATCTCATTACGACGCTCGGCAACGAACTTTTGACCGAACGGCTGGACCGGGTCCTCAGCGGGACGTCACGGGAAACGGTGCTGGAGCGACTTCGAAAAGAGCACAACGAGTTCGATTTCGAGAAGCTGGTTCAATCGCTGGTCGAAACGGAACTCTCAGCCCTGCGAACCGATCGAGCACAACTCTTCAACATTATTCGCAACGCCGACCGTGCCGCCGCAATTGTCCGCCCGGTGCTGACCGTGTTGCTCGCATTCGGCGGAGTATTCGGTGCTGAGCACATTCTGGTCAATGCCGCTTCCCAATCGCTCACGCACGTCGCAGTCGATGCGACGGTCGCGGCAGGAACGACTGTTGCCGGGAATGCCGCGGTTGATTCCGCCACGGGGGTTCTGAGTCAGGTGAAGGCCTGGCTCCTTCAGTTGCATCACAAATTCAAGTTGCGACGTGAAGAATGGCTGACGAACCGGCTGAGCGAATACCTGCTGGGGGGACTGGTCGACGAATTGCACGCCGGAGCGATCATTCCCAACTCAGCCGCGTTTCAGGAAGCAGAAGAGCTGATCCGGCAATTCAGTGCTCAGCAAATTCGCCTGCTCGCGGGCAATCCGATTGACGAGACAACTGCCATGTGA